A stretch of Henckelia pumila isolate YLH828 chromosome 4, ASM3356847v2, whole genome shotgun sequence DNA encodes these proteins:
- the LOC140862384 gene encoding uncharacterized protein yields the protein MIKVRNRAESFIGWKIVKGDVSFWFDSWIPKGNLATIIPIQGLPSHQVNWFIEDGNWNANRLLLVVPPDIANWILKVPIHPLNLDRAVWKQSINGAFSSKSAWEVIRSRDTAIDWFGGCWSRLLRPSISFFCWRWFFHKLPVDDILQSRGVVLASTFHCCRSSESFDHIFFSGILATAVWPYYSNIFGVHDPHIFGNWRVWTQWRKKGRVREMVSYLIIWFLWRAINWYRHKGRIVNASIVIKWFNDHIFAINKAGIF from the coding sequence ATGATAAAAGTTCGTAATAGAGCTGAAAGCTTTATTGGTTGGAAGATTGTTAAGGGAGATGTGAGCTTTTGGTTTGATTCATGGATTCCTAAAGGAAATTTAGCTACTATCATTCCAATTCAAGGGCTGCCTTCTCATCAAGTTAATTGGTTCATTGAAGATGGGAATTGGAATGCTAATCGTTTGTTGCTGGTGGTGCCACCGGATATTGCCAATTGGATTTTAAAGGTTCCAATTCATCCCCTAAACTTGGATAGGGCAGTCTGGAAACAGTCAATTAATGGAGCCTTTTCTTCTAAATCTGCATGGGAGGTGATTCGTAGTAGGGATACAGCTATTGATTGGTTTGGTGGATGTTGGTCTCGGCTATTGCGGCCTTCCATTTCCTTCTTCTGTTGGCGATGGTTTTTCCACAAACTTCCAGTGGATGATATTCTTCAATCTAGAGGAGTGGTTCTTGCGTCGACTTTCCATTGTTGTCGGAGTTCAGAATCTTTCGATCACATTTTCTTCTCAGGAATCTTAGCAACGGCTGTTTGGCCCTACTACTCAAACATCTTTGGGGTTCATGATCCACATATTTTTGGAAATTGGCGGGTTTGGACACAGTGGAGGAAAAAAGGTCGTGTGAGGGAAATGGTGTCGTATTTGATTATTTGGTTTTTATGGCGAGCCATAAACTGGTATCGACATAAGGGTCGGATTGTGAATGCTTCCATTGTTATTAAATGGTTTAATGATCATATTTTTGCAATAAACAAAGCTGGAATATTTTGA
- the LOC140860219 gene encoding copper-transporting ATPase PAA1, chloroplastic-like isoform X2, with the protein MDAALLSANSHLFNSISIRRRRRFFSILLNQLTHRRCSELTRLPSGYLTSADRPQIAAKGRYWKSHAGASDAAALSSDTIVLHGMLCEGCVASVQRILESQEPVSSASVNLTTETAIVWPVSDAKVEPGWQKDLGQALAKHLTICGFESNLRDAQS; encoded by the exons ATGGACGCAGCATTACTCTCTGCCAACTCCCATCTTTTCAATTCCATTTCtatccgccgccgccgccgcttCTTCTCGATTCTCCTGAATCAACTCACTCACCGCCGCTGCTCGGAGCTGACCCGGCTTCCATCGGGTTATTTAACCTCAGCAGATCGGCCGCAGATTGCTGCCAAGGGTCGCTACTGGAAGTCGCATGCCGGTGCTTCAGATGCCGCTGCTTTGAGTTCTGATACTATTGTTCTTCAC GGAATGTTATGCGAGGGATGCGTGGCCAGCGTTCAGAGGATTCTAGAGAGTCAA GAACCAGTTTCTTCGGCTAGTGTGAATCTCACAACTGAGACAGCTATTGTATGGCCTGTGTCTGATGCCAAGGTTGAACCCGGCTGGCAAAAGGATTTAGGGCAAGCTCTTGCGAAGCATTTGACTATTTGTGGATTCGAATCTAATCTCAGAG ATGCACAATCGTAG
- the LOC140860219 gene encoding copper-transporting ATPase PAA1, chloroplastic-like isoform X1, with amino-acid sequence MDAALLSANSHLFNSISIRRRRRFFSILLNQLTHRRCSELTRLPSGYLTSADRPQIAAKGRYWKSHAGASDAAALSSDTIVLHVRGMLCEGCVASVQRILESQEPVSSASVNLTTETAIVWPVSDAKVEPGWQKDLGQALAKHLTICGFESNLRDAQS; translated from the exons ATGGACGCAGCATTACTCTCTGCCAACTCCCATCTTTTCAATTCCATTTCtatccgccgccgccgccgcttCTTCTCGATTCTCCTGAATCAACTCACTCACCGCCGCTGCTCGGAGCTGACCCGGCTTCCATCGGGTTATTTAACCTCAGCAGATCGGCCGCAGATTGCTGCCAAGGGTCGCTACTGGAAGTCGCATGCCGGTGCTTCAGATGCCGCTGCTTTGAGTTCTGATACTATTGTTCTTCACGTACGG GGAATGTTATGCGAGGGATGCGTGGCCAGCGTTCAGAGGATTCTAGAGAGTCAA GAACCAGTTTCTTCGGCTAGTGTGAATCTCACAACTGAGACAGCTATTGTATGGCCTGTGTCTGATGCCAAGGTTGAACCCGGCTGGCAAAAGGATTTAGGGCAAGCTCTTGCGAAGCATTTGACTATTTGTGGATTCGAATCTAATCTCAGAG ATGCACAATCGTAG